A genomic window from Winogradskyella sp. J14-2 includes:
- a CDS encoding geranylgeranylglycerol-phosphate geranylgeranyltransferase yields the protein MLTRQQKHILLKFFSLFSVVRGYNILVVVIAQYLASIYIFAHDKPLKQVLFDVNLLMLVLASSATIAAGYIINNFYDSEKDLINRPRKTMLDRLVSQNTKLSFYFVLNFLAVVFASYVSFKAVLFFALYIFAIWLYSHKFKKQPMTGNLVSAILTVTPFFAIFIYYKNFELVIFAHAIFLFLLVSMRELTKDLENIKGDLALDYKTVPVVYGEKTSKLMLTVLVILTIISGIVITLFFKIGYMYYFFYLSVMLLLFFLLILWKSNKRTHYLILHNILKFIIVAGVFSILLIDVSVVLNRL from the coding sequence ATGCTAACAAGACAGCAGAAACATATTCTTTTAAAATTTTTCAGCCTGTTTTCTGTAGTGCGTGGTTACAATATTTTGGTTGTAGTTATTGCACAATACTTAGCATCAATTTACATTTTTGCGCACGATAAGCCTTTAAAGCAAGTTTTATTTGATGTTAACTTGCTAATGTTGGTTTTAGCGTCTTCAGCTACCATCGCTGCAGGTTATATCATTAATAACTTTTATGACTCAGAAAAAGATTTAATCAATAGACCTAGAAAAACAATGCTAGATCGCTTGGTAAGTCAAAATACAAAGCTGTCATTTTACTTTGTGTTGAATTTTTTAGCAGTGGTTTTTGCAAGTTATGTTTCATTCAAAGCTGTGCTATTTTTTGCACTTTATATTTTTGCGATTTGGTTGTACTCTCATAAATTCAAAAAACAGCCAATGACAGGTAACTTAGTATCAGCCATATTAACTGTAACTCCATTTTTCGCCATTTTTATTTATTACAAAAATTTTGAATTGGTAATTTTTGCGCATGCGATATTCTTATTTCTCTTAGTGTCCATGCGCGAGTTGACGAAGGATTTAGAGAATATAAAAGGTGATTTAGCACTAGATTATAAAACGGTTCCTGTAGTTTATGGTGAAAAAACTTCCAAATTAATGCTTACTGTTTTGGTTATTCTAACCATTATATCAGGCATTGTAATAACACTATTCTTCAAAATAGGGTATATGTATTATTTCTTTTATTTAAGTGTAATGTTGCTCTTATTTTTTCTACTTATTCTATGGAAATCTAATAAAAGAACACACTATTTAATACTTCATAATATTTTGAAGTTTATTATAGTTGCTGGTGTATTTTCCATTTTGTTAATAGATGTTTCAGTTGTATTAAATCGTTTATAG
- a CDS encoding carbon-nitrogen hydrolase family protein codes for MNSKLKIAMAQISPVWLDKSATLKKIEASIKEAAEEKCELIVFGEALLPGYPFWLALTGGSEWNTDVNKELHAHYVNNSICIEKGELNTVCQLAKDYSIAIYLGIIERPLDRGGHSIYASLVYINEHGEIKSAHRKLQPTYDERLTWAPGDGNGLQVHPLKAFTVGGLNCWENWMPLPRTALYGQGENLHIAVWPGSDHNTKDITRFIARESRSFVVSVSSLMSRTDFPKDTPHLDKILKNAPETLANGGSCIAGPDGEWVVEPVLNTEGLIIHTIDYNRVLEERQNFDPVGHYSRPDVTKLIVNRERQTTVEIN; via the coding sequence ATGAATTCTAAACTAAAGATTGCTATGGCGCAAATATCACCTGTATGGTTAGATAAAAGTGCTACCTTAAAAAAGATTGAAGCCTCAATTAAAGAAGCTGCAGAAGAAAAATGTGAACTCATAGTCTTTGGTGAAGCTTTACTACCAGGTTACCCTTTTTGGTTAGCATTAACAGGTGGATCAGAATGGAACACAGATGTTAATAAAGAATTACACGCGCATTATGTAAATAATTCCATTTGTATTGAAAAAGGTGAATTAAATACAGTCTGTCAGTTAGCAAAAGACTATAGTATAGCCATTTATTTGGGTATAATTGAAAGACCATTAGATCGTGGAGGACACAGTATATACGCATCATTGGTTTATATTAATGAACATGGAGAAATAAAATCTGCACATAGAAAATTACAACCAACATATGATGAGCGTTTAACTTGGGCGCCTGGTGATGGTAACGGTTTACAGGTTCATCCTTTAAAAGCTTTTACGGTTGGTGGTTTAAATTGTTGGGAAAACTGGATGCCACTGCCAAGGACAGCATTGTACGGTCAAGGAGAAAATTTACATATTGCAGTCTGGCCAGGAAGTGACCATAATACCAAAGACATTACACGTTTTATTGCACGAGAATCTAGGTCTTTTGTTGTTTCCGTCTCAAGTTTAATGTCCCGAACCGACTTCCCAAAGGATACACCACACTTAGATAAGATTCTAAAAAACGCACCAGAAACTTTAGCAAATGGTGGCAGTTGTATTGCTGGTCCGGATGGTGAATGGGTCGTAGAACCTGTTTTGAATACAGAGGGCTTAATTATTCATACGATAGATTATAATCGTGTATTGGAAGAACGGCAAAATTTTGATCCTGTAGGACATTACTCCAGACCAGATGTTACAAAACTCATAGTTAATAGAGAACGACAGACTACAGTTGAGATTAATTGA
- a CDS encoding mevalonate kinase encodes MKGPLFYSKILLFGEYGIIKDSKGLSIPYNFYNGALKVDENPSEEALKSNESLKRFASYLENLDKELVSFDIDQLNTDVDAGMYFDSSIPQGYGVGSSGALVAAIYDKYATQKITVLENLTREKLLKLKAIFSEMESFFHGKSSGLDPLNSYLSLPILINSKDNIEATGIPSQSTEGKGAVFLLDSGIVGETAPMVSIFMENMKNEGFRSMLKEQFIKHTDACVDDFLKGDIKSLFRNTKQLSKIVLNNFKPMIPNQFHELWKKGIETNDYYLKLCGSGGGGYILGFTEDIERAKEALQGQKLEVVYNF; translated from the coding sequence ATGAAAGGACCTCTTTTCTACTCAAAAATTCTACTCTTTGGTGAGTATGGAATCATTAAAGATTCTAAGGGTTTATCTATACCTTATAATTTTTACAATGGAGCTTTAAAGGTTGATGAAAATCCATCCGAAGAGGCTCTCAAGTCCAACGAAAGTTTAAAACGCTTTGCATCTTATCTAGAAAATTTAGACAAAGAACTAGTATCTTTTGATATAGATCAACTAAATACGGATGTAGATGCAGGTATGTACTTTGATTCGTCTATTCCTCAAGGTTATGGAGTAGGAAGTAGTGGAGCTTTAGTAGCAGCAATTTACGATAAATACGCTACCCAAAAAATTACCGTATTAGAAAATCTAACGCGTGAAAAATTATTAAAGTTGAAAGCTATTTTTTCTGAAATGGAATCGTTCTTCCATGGAAAGTCTTCAGGATTAGATCCTTTAAATAGTTACTTGAGTTTACCAATACTAATCAACTCTAAAGATAATATTGAGGCTACAGGCATACCTTCTCAAAGCACAGAAGGTAAAGGAGCTGTGTTTTTATTAGATAGTGGCATTGTTGGAGAAACGGCACCTATGGTTAGTATTTTTATGGAAAACATGAAGAATGAAGGATTCCGTAGTATGCTAAAAGAGCAATTTATAAAGCACACAGATGCGTGTGTTGATGATTTCTTAAAAGGAGACATTAAATCATTGTTCAGAAATACAAAACAGCTCTCTAAAATTGTACTGAATAATTTTAAGCCCATGATACCAAATCAATTTCATGAGTTATGGAAAAAAGGTATCGAAACTAATGATTACTACCTTAAACTTTGTGGTTCTGGTGGTGGTGGCTATATCTTAGGTTTCACAGAAGATATAGAAAGAGCTAAAGAAGCCTTACAAGGTCAGAAATTAGAAGTTGTTTACAACTTTTAA